TTAACCCATAGGGTTGTTGCTAGAATTAGAGATGATGTTTGTTAattaagcacagtgcctggcatagaaagcactcaataaaGGACAATTTTTGGCATTGTCAGGTAACTGGAATTTCAAGAGTAATGttgttattgaataaagaatagatCATTGTGGGTTGGCATGGAGACAGGGAACCCAATAGGAAGCTGCTGTAGGGCTCTAGGTTAGAATTGGTGATGGCTTGGACTTGAATTCTAGTTATGGGGGTGGAAAGGAGGGGGGAAGATTCCAGAGATGGCAGGAGTATGTGGCTGGATAGTTGTGGGGGGAACAGACTGAGGGACCCAGGATGATTTCCAGTTTCTGGATTGAATAACTGGGTAAATAGATGGTGGGGCTGTCATGGAGAGGCTAAGACTAGGGAGAGTCAGGTTTGAGGAGGAAAGTGGTGAATTTagtctggggacttcaaacccagCACATCCCTAACAGCCCACTCCAAACTGTCACTCAGCTTCTGGGGCGGTATCAAGCAGGCTGTTGGATAAATAGGCCTGGTGCTCAGAAGAACAGTTTGGACAAGGAAGAGATAAGGAAGCTGGCAACATTTAGATGGCATTGAGCTGTGGGAGACGTACCCAGCCCACAAGCGGGGAGGATGAGGCCCATTCGGGGATGGGGAGAAATACCCTCTGTGGGAAAATGAGATGTGCAGCCAGAGAGAGAGGTGGAAAGCCAGGGGCATGTTGCCTCTTGAAATTTAAGAGAAGGAAAGGgtcaaagaagaggaagagaactaCACAGTGAAAAGCTTTGCTGGGATCAAGCAGGATAAGGACTAAACATTGGACACTGGATTCAGCAACGGGAAGGTCACTGGTGACCATGTCCAGACCAGTCAGGGAAGTGCTGGGTACGGAAGGCGGACCAGGATAGGAAGAAGAGTGGGTGGGCGTGGAGAGGAAATGGAGGTAGACATCTCTTCAAAGAACTTGGCCAAATAGCATGAGGGTTGGGGTAGCTATAAAGAGACTGGGGGTTCACAGAGGAGTCGTTTCTTTTTGTAGTTACttatttaaagttaattttacatTGAAATATAATATTCACACAGAAGGGGTACATGTCCTAAGTGTAAGCTGAATAGATTTTCACAATGGAACACACCCATGTAGGATCAGGAAATAGAACCCAGATTAGGAAATAAAGCGTTATCGGTACTCTGGAAGCCCCCTTGTGCCCCCTTCCAGTCACTACTCCTCAAGGGTAGTGTCACTACTATTCTGACTTCTATCACTGTAAATTTGTTTTacctgtttttgaacttcatatCAAGGGAATCATATGTATATCTTCTCATGTGGtcttgcttctttcactcaacattatgtCTATAGGATTCATCCATAACAGTTGCATGTAATTGTATATTGCTCATTCTTTTCATTGTATAGCAGTTCATTATCTACTGATGGGCATTTTGATAGTTTCCaggattgtttttattttttaaaatgtttatttattttatttttattttggggggaggtaattaggtttacttatttattagtttatttatttaaatggaggtactggggattgagcccaggacctcatgcatgctaagcacacactctaccagttttcattttttatgtggGAGTGACTTGCACTTGTCTGAGGCTTGTGGTGAAAGTCGGAAGCACCCATCTTTCATGAGAAGGGAGAGAGATAGCTAGGGCTACACATGAGGATTTCCCGTGTGAAAAAGGAGAGCCTGGTTGAGGTTGAGATTTGCTCTTTTCCAGCTGAGCTGCTGTGCCAAGTCCTCTGGCAGCTCCCACCAGCCTGTGTGCAGGTACAGAGAAGGCAGGGGATTGGGTTGCCCAGGATTGATTTCCTCCAGGTAAAAGAGAAGCCCAGGGTGCTGGGGATAGTAGCAGCAGGTTAGCAATCCTGGAGTGGTGGCTGTGGATCCAGGCTAGGGAGAAGGGTGTGCAGGGAATGCAGGGAAGAGAAGGTAGGAGGGAActggcagagagaaaggaagcagaGGCGGATTGTGAGCGCTGTGCAGGGCGATATCTGTGCAATTCCAGCTGTATCTCCAATGACTGGCACAGAGTTGTCACTTAGTGACTAGTTGAATAAATGAGCTGAGGACTCAAGAGGTCTCATGTAGAAGGCAGGTGAAATGAGGGTGATGGAGAGAGCCTGAAGGCTGTGTTCAGTGTGGTCGTGATTTAGGAAAGGGGCATTCCAGAGCCAGGTGATAAGGCTGGGGTGTTCCTGCAGAGAGTGGCTGCAGGAAACAGAGAGGCCAATGTTGGGTGGGCAATTCATGGGAATGCCCAGTTGCCTGTGTAGGGTGCACAGCACACAGTCTTCAAGAAGAAAGGGGAAGACAGCATTTCTTAAACGAGGATCCTTGGACATCTTGCATCTGAATCTGTAGTGGGGTGGTgggcttgttggaaatgcagaccTCTGGGCCCACCCCAGCCTCTTGGGGAGAAGGTAACCCAGTGCAGCAGAATTGAGCATCAAGGAGCAGGACTGTTTATGGGATGGGGGAGCACTCAGTCCCTTTGAGGGGATGGGATGCCCAGTAGATCCTGGGCATGGTGACGTCTATCCAAGCTAGAGGGATATTCAATGAAGAGAGTTGCAAAGAGTCAGCACTAAGGGGATTCAGCCCATGTGGGCTGGGCGCCAGAAGGATGGAGCCTCTGCCCTAGGATGCAGCTTCTGCTAGAGAGAAGATGCTGGCTGGGTAATGGGACCTGATCCTCTTCCCTGtggcctgggggtgggaagagtgCCCAGACTGAGCACCCCCTCTGTGGGTGGAGGGATGGGGGTGGTGCGTGGAACTGTGGGGCGTTCTGGACCcaattccttctcttccttctgggGGCAGCAATGCATCATATGGGGTTGATCCAGTCCTCTGCTTTTAGCCCCTCTTTTTCTCAGTGTCCTAGAGCTCTCATGCTCAGTGCCTGACTCTGTCGTCCTTTGGCACAGCTCCTCCTTCCACTTTCTCAGCCCCCACTTTCTCAGCCCCCACTTTCTAGCCTTCACACGCCCAGAGCCCACATTCTCAGCCCTCTGTGTTCACCCATCTCTCTGCACCCCTCAACAGCCGCTCTGTGAGCACCCTCATGCTACCTGCACCTAGTTCAGCCCCCAGTCAGTGTCCTCACTCTTTATCCCTCCATATTCACCGCCGTTTTCAACTCCCTTTACCCACACCCCTGACCCAGCCGAGAAGATCCCTGTCAGTACCCCGCCCGAAGGGAACCCCCAGGCACCCCTCCCAGAAGCCGGGCGGGCAGAGGCCCCGGTGCCCCCCTGGTCGGGCCGGTCCCGCCCCATCCCGGCGGGCTGAGTCAGGCAGCAGGAACTGGGCGGGGGGCGGCGCCGGGAGGAGCTGAAGACCGAGCCAGAGTCGCTGGGAGCGAGCGCGGAGCCCAGcactgagtggccctgggtcggCGGGGACACGGGGGACAAGCGCGGGGGTTGGGGGTCTCTTCTGGATATCATGAGCGCCAAGAAGAGAGGTAGGACTGGCCAGGAGCTGCGAAGGCTCCGGGGCTGGCCTCAGGGGATACGGGCCGGGTTCTGGGGGCTTGGGGTGCGTGTTTCGCTGGAGCGTGGTGGGGGTCTGCGGAGGATCTCTTCCTGCTAAGGTCACGGGCGAAAGCGTCtgtctgtgactcagtttctcggTCGGAGTCTCAGGAAGGTGGAGGGGGCGGGGCATTTCTCGGCACTGCCCCCTACTCTGGGAATCCCCCTGCTCCCAGCGCCGAGAGGGCTGTGGCGTCTGGGCGCCTCGgagagggtgggggctgcaggggagcAGCTTCCGCAGGGCGGGTGGGTCTCGGGAGCCAAACCCGCGCAGGCCAGGCCTGCGAGACAGCTCCGTTGGGCTCAAAGCacgcaccccgccccgccccgtgaCCTCCTGCGGCCTCTCGGGGTGCGGGCGTGGGAGCTCCTGGTCCACTTGAGGGGAGGAggtcaggggcagggctggggagcccgccccgcccccggggtAAACAGGCGCTTCCGCACATTCTTCGCGagcccctcccctttcctgcTCCTTCCCAGCCCGGGGAGGGTCCCCGTGCGACCCCCCCCTTCCTGCCCCGCCAGGCAGGCGGAGCCTGCACCTCTGCAGGAAGTGGGGGACGAGCCGAGGCCACGCTGAGTCCGAGACCGAGTCACCCGCGGCCACCCTGTCATTAGCGCCAGAGCCGATGGGGTTGTCGGACTCCCAGCGACAGGCTGTGTCCGGCAGGACTGAGATACAGAGGCTGGGCCGCGGGGAGGGAGCTTCAAGGGCCCGACTGGCGCTGGACACCCGCCCTCGCCACCCTCAGGGAGCCCCGCGCGGACTCATTCCATGATGTCCCTGTCTGTGCGGCCGCAGCGCCGCCTGCTCAGCGCCCGGGTCAGTAGGAGCCAGTCCTTCGCAGGCGTCCTCGGCAGCCAGGAGCGGGGGCCCAGGTATGCAGCAGACGGGGGGGAAATGGGGTCAAGAAAGCCTGACCGGGTTGGAGCTGGGTGTGCAAGTGAGGGTTTGGGGGACATCTTCTTTCCCATTTCTGAGTACAGTCTCTTCTTCAGGAGCTTCCCAGCCTTCAGTCCCCCGGGGCCCCCACGGAAGCCCCCAGCGCTCTCCCGAGTGTCGAAGATGTTTTCCGTGACGCACCCAGCCCCCAAGGTCCCACAGCCTGAGCGGCTGGACCTGGTGTACGCTGCGCTCAAGCGGGGCCTAACGTAAGCAACGCCCTCCCAACGCTTTGTCCCAGGATCCTTCCCCAAGGCCTCGTTGTCCCCTTTCTGCTAGTAGGAACCTTCCCCAGCCTCACACTGTGTCCTCACTGCCTGTTCCCGGGGCAGCTGGAAGCTGGAGAGCTAAGCCAATTCATGTGGTCTCCCCTTCCTCTAGGGCCTATTTGGAAGTGCACCAGCAGGAGCAGGAGAAACTCCAGGGACAGATAAGGGAGTCCAAAAGGAATTCCCGCCTGGTGAGTGAAGGGTGACATCCTGTATGCCCTTTGCTCTTGTGGTgtggggggctgggcagggccagtcCTTGATGACATCAGGGCTGTTTTCTGGGATGACTTACACCAGGTGTGACTAGAAAAGGGGATATCAGGAAAGGCTGGGAAGGTTTCTTTCTCCGCTTTTCAGTCTGTATGTACTTTCTGCCTGGGACCCGGTGCCTGCCTATGGGAGCTCCCAGAGGGGTGGGTCAAATCCAGAGACATGAACAGCAGGACAATATTGTAGTGGTACTGAGGGGGAGAGCCATGGTTCTTCCAGGGAACACGTCATGGCTTTCCAGAGGAAGAAACATTTCTGCTGGGTCTTGAAGCGTGAATAGGAGCTTCCTGATAGAGGGAATTATGCATGAGGAGGCACAGAGGGCTCCTAGGGGTTGTAGGAAAGGCAGTGGGCCCGGAGAGGGATCTATGGAAGAGGTGGAGGGAAAAGTACTGGAAGGGTGTTGGGGACCAGATCTATGACACCAGCACCCACCAAAGACCAGGCATGTGGGAAGGTAGGTCAGTCCTACTTTGACTGGAGTAGCTGTAAACTGTGGTGTGAGGGAGGCAGGCTGTGAAGGAAAGGAGCTAGATGGGTCTGGGTGAGCAAGTGCCCCTGCTGGAGTACTTCTCAACACCTCTTAATTGCCCCCTCTCATTTCTCCTCGCAGGGCTTCCTGTATGACTTGGATAAGGTGAGTGTATAGAGAATGGTGTTGGAAGAGGGTGGTTTGAGGGAGGAAAAGGGCTCTGGGCCTCAGGCTTTTCCTAACGCACCTCTCCCCCAGCAAGTCAAGTCCATTGAACGCTTCCTGCGACGGCTGGAGTTCCACGCCAGCAAGGTACTTGTGCAGCATGCGTGTGTGCTTGCTGTGTGGGGTGAGGGATTGGGCATCACAGCGAGATGGGATGATGCTAGGCCCTGGGTGAGCAACCCTAGTACTGAGTGTCAGTCCCCTCTCTGCCACTCTATTCACCTGCCCAGATCGACGAGCTGTATGAGGCATACTGTGTCCAGCGGCGTCTCCGGGATGGGGCCTACAACATGGTCCGTGCCTACAGCACTGGGTCCCCAGGGAGCCGTGAGGCCCGGGACAGCCTGGCCGAGGCCACTCGGGGCCATCGCGAGTACACAGAGGTGAGGGGTGTGTGCCTGTGAGGCAGAGGCACAGGGTGTGGCAGAGCTGGTGAGAGGCGACTGGTTCTTGacctcctcctgtccctgcccaTCCCTCCCAGAGCATGTGTCTGCTGGAGAGTGAGCTGGAAGGACAGCTGGGCGAGTTCCATCTCCGGATGAAAGGTACCGAGTTGTGAGGCAGACtggtggctgggagagggaggtgTGTCCTTGAGACCCCTGGATACGGCtcacctccttctcccctcctcccagggctggCCGGCTTCGCCAGGCTGTGTGTGGGCGATCAGTATGAGGTATGAGGATGTGCAGGGAAGGGCTGGGCTGGCAGGGTCATAACACCAAGGGCTGCCTCATCCTGCTTCTTCTAGATCTACATGAAATACGGGCGTCAGCGCTGGAAACTACGAGGCCGCATTGAGGGTAGCGGAAAGCAGGtgtgggacagtgaggaaacCGTCTTTCTTCCTCTGCTCACGGAATTCCTGTCCATCAAGGTGATGTCTCTGCCCAGGACCACATACATTATCCTGTGACTCCATGACTCTGTGAATCCCTTATGACTCTTATGACCCTGAGACACTTACCCCTGTGACTCCCACCTGGTTCCACGGCCCTTTGAATGTAACCCCTTGACCTTCATAATGCTGTGATTTCCTCATCACTTTCTGACCTTGTGAATATTTGACCCCTGAACTCCCATGAGGCTGTGACCCCATGGCCTCAATGACTCTTCAAATTTAGACCTGTGATCCCCATGCTCCCAGGCTGCATCAAGCCAACTTTACCCTGTGACTGTCGCATAACCTCCATGCAAATTCATACCTCTGGTCTCCTGCAGTCTCATGACTCCCACACCCTTGTGATCCCATCTTGCATTCTTGGCTTCAGGTGACAGAACTGAAGGGCCTGGCCAACCATGTGGTTGTGGGCAGTGTCTCCTGCGAGACCAAGGACCTGTTTGCCGCCCTGCCCCAGGTTGTAGCTGTGGACATCAATGACCTCGGCACCATCAAGCTCAGCCTGGAAGTTACATGGAGGTTGGTGGGACTGAAGGGgttggggacagggctggggcctgTGGCGCCTGCTAACAGCTTCTTCCCTCTCCAGTCCCTTCGACAAGGATGACCAGCCTTCAGCTGCTTCTACTGTCAACAAGGCCTCCACAGTCACCAAGCGCTTCTCCACCTACAGCCAGAGCCCCCCAGACACACCCTCACTTCGGGAACAAGCCTTTTATGTGAGTCACAGCCGGGACTCAGGCTCCACCATTCCCCAGAAGCTTCCTGGGGGTGGTCCTGAaacacctcttctcttccagaatATGCTACGGcggcaggaggagctggagaaTGGGACAGCATGGTCCCTGTCATCTGAATCTTCCGATGACTCATCCAGCCCACAGCTCTCAGGCGCTGCCCGCCACTCCTCAGCCCCCAGGCCCCTGGTGCAGCAGCCTGAGCCTCTCCCCATCCAAGTTGCCTTCCGTAGGCCTGAGACCTCTACTTCTGGTTCCACAGATGAGGAGGGGGCCACGGCCCCAGCCCTGGCCAATGGGCATGCCCCCTATACCCGGACTCTGAGCCACATCAGTGAGGCCAGTGTGGATGCTGCCCTGGCTGAGGCTTCAGTGGAGGCTGTGGGTCTAGAAAGTCTAGTCCAGAGACCTAGCCTGCCTGTACACCCAGATCCCACCCATAGGGAGCACCCTAGTTCTGTCCCTCCTGCTCTGGACTCCAGCCATTCTGCCACAAGCCCCATTCTCAGTACAACAGGCCCTGGCTACACATCTGCACAACTAGAGTCGGTTCACACGGTGGTAAATTCTAGCTCTTCTGAACTGCCAGGCCCCACCCACACCACTATAAGCTTTACGTCAGCTACCATAAGCCCTACCCACGGTGTTCCAAGCCTCACTCACACTACCACAGGTTCTACCCACAAGCCTGTGATCTCTACCCTTGCTCCTACAGGCCCCACCCCAAGTACCACAGGGCCAGTGCAGATCACCGCAAGTTCCACCCACAAGCCAATGCTTTCTGTCCTCACTCCTGCTGCTCCTACCCCCAGTACTACAGGCCCAGTCCAGACCACCACAAGCCCCAGACACACTGTCACAAACCTGATACACATTGTCACTAGCCCCACCAATAAGCCAATGGTCTCTACGCTTACTACTACAGACCCTACCCTGAGTGCCACAGGCGCAGCCCAGACTATCACAAACCCCACCCACACTGCCACTAGCCCTACCCACACTACCACTAGCCCCACCCACACTACTGCAAGCCCTACCCATGCTACCACAAGCCCTACCCATACTACCACAAGCCCCACCCACACCACTGCAACCTCTACTCACAAAGCCAGGATGTCAACTCACACCACTACAAGTTCTGCGCCCAATGCTAAGGATCCAGTTCAGACCACCAGGAGTCCTACTCATCCTGTCACAAGCCCCACTCTTACAACTGTAAGCCCTTTCACTTCTCTAGACCTTGCCACACTCCCTAGCCCCTCTGCAAACACAGACTCTGCCCTCCCAGGCACTGACCCCCTGTCCTGTAGCTACCCAGTCTCCACTCCCTGCACTCAGGCAGACCCCATAGCCCCGAGCACCCCCTACCCAAGTCCTGCCTGTTCCAGTTTGGAACCCCTCACAAGCCCTTCTCCAACCCCCCCAGAAGCCATCCGTCAGAGCCCAagtcctcctccctcacccctaGCCTCTGTGCCCCAGCATTCAGACCCTAGCCTGGCCAGGGCTGCCCAGGCCCCAGTTCCAGGGACAGCCCGAGGCGCTGGGGACAGGAGGTTGGAAGAGGCACTAGGGGCCCTAATGGCTGCCCTGGATGACTACCGTGGTCAGTTTCCCGAGCTGCAgggcctggagcaggaggtgatcCGGCTGGAGAGTCTGCTCATGGTGAGGAGGGCCAGGCTGGGCTATGGCAGTGCAGGGAGGGCAGCTAGGCAGGGGCAGCAGCTCTGACTCCTTTCATAACCCCAGCAGAGACA
This genomic interval from Vicugna pacos chromosome 9, VicPac4, whole genome shotgun sequence contains the following:
- the RIPOR1 gene encoding rho family-interacting cell polarization regulator 1 isoform X3, producing MMSLSVRPQRRLLSARVSRSQSFAGVLGSQERGPRSFPAFSPPGPPRKPPALSRVSKMFSVTHPAPKVPQPERLDLVYAALKRGLTAYLEVHQQEQEKLQGQIRESKRNSRLGFLYDLDKQVKSIERFLRRLEFHASKIDELYEAYCVQRRLRDGAYNMVRAYSTGSPGSREARDSLAEATRGHREYTESMCLLESELEGQLGEFHLRMKGLAGFARLCVGDQYEIYMKYGRQRWKLRGRIEGSGKQVWDSEETVFLPLLTEFLSIKVTELKGLANHVVVGSVSCETKDLFAALPQVVAVDINDLGTIKLSLEVTWSPFDKDDQPSAASTVNKASTVTKRFSTYSQSPPDTPSLREQAFYNMLRRQEELENGTAWSLSSESSDDSSSPQLSGAARHSSAPRPLVQQPEPLPIQVAFRRPETSTSGSTDEEGATAPALANGHAPYTRTLSHISEASVDAALAEASVEAVGLESLVQRPSLPVHPDPTHREHPSSVPPALDSSHSATSPILSTTGPGYTSAQLESVHTVVNSSSSELPGPTHTTISFTSATISPTHGVPSLTHTTTGSTHKPVISTLAPTGPTPSTTGPVQITASSTHKPMLSVLTPAAPTPSTTGPVQTTTSPRHTVTNLIHIVTSPTNKPMVSTLTTTDPTLSATGAAQTITNPTHTATSPTHTTTSPTHTTASPTHATTSPTHTTTSPTHTTATSTHKARMSTHTTTSSAPNAKDPVQTTRSPTHPVTSPTLTTVSPFTSLDLATLPSPSANTDSALPGTDPLSCSYPVSTPCTQADPIAPSTPYPSPACSSLEPLTSPSPTPPEAIRQSPSPPPSPLASVPQHSDPSLARAAQAPVPGTARGAGDRRLEEALGALMAALDDYRGQFPELQGLEQEVIRLESLLMQRQGLTRSRASSLSITVENALESFSFLNENEDEDSDSHGDRLLSSPEPGAEDIDSPSAQPLSTECPALDAALVQHLYHCSRLLMKLGTFGPLRCQEAWALERLLREARVLEAVCELSRRWEIPATSAQEVVQFSVSRPGFLTFWDQCTEGLSPFICPVERVLLTFCNQYSARLSLRQSGLAEAVCVKFLEDALGQKLPRRPQPGPGEQLTVFQFWSHIETLDSTSMEAYVTETAEEVFLVRNLNSDDQAVVLKALRLAPEGRLRRDGLRALSSLLVHGNNKVMAAVSTQLRSLSLGPDFRKRALLCFLDQLEDEDVQMRVAGCLALGCIKAPEGIEPLVYLCQTDTEAVREAAQQSLQQCGEEGQSAHRRLEESLDALPRIFGPGSMASTAF
- the RIPOR1 gene encoding rho family-interacting cell polarization regulator 1 isoform X2, with amino-acid sequence MSAKKRGSPARTHSMMSLSVRPQRRLLSARVSRSQSFAGVLGSQERGPRSFPAFSPPGPPRKPPALSRVSKMFSVTHPAPKVPQPERLDLVYAALKRGLTAYLEVHQQEQEKLQGQIRESKRNSRLGFLYDLDKQVKSIERFLRRLEFHASKIDELYEAYCVQRRLRDGAYNMVRAYSTGSPGSREARDSLAEATRGHREYTESMCLLESELEGQLGEFHLRMKGLAGFARLCVGDQYEIYMKYGRQRWKLRGRIEGSGKQVWDSEETVFLPLLTEFLSIKVTELKGLANHVVVGSVSCETKDLFAALPQVVAVDINDLGTIKLSLEVTWSPFDKDDQPSAASTVNKASTVTKRFSTYSQSPPDTPSLREQAFYNMLRRQEELENGTAWSLSSESSDDSSSPQLSGAARHSSAPRPLVQQPEPLPIQVAFRRPETSTSGSTDEEGATAPALANGHAPYTRTLSHISEASVDAALAEASVEAVGLESLVQRPSLPVHPDPTHREHPSSVPPALDSSHSATSPILSTTGPGYTSAQLESVHTVVNSSSSELPGPTHTTISFTSATISPTHGVPSLTHTTTGSTHKPVISTLAPTGPTPSTTGPVQITASSTHKPMLSVLTPAAPTPSTTGPVQTTTSPRHTVTNLIHIVTSPTNKPMVSTLTTTDPTLSATGAAQTITNPTHTATSPTHTTTSPTHTTASPTHATTSPTHTTTSPTHTTATSTHKARMSTHTTTSSAPNAKDPVQTTRSPTHPVTSPTLTTVSPFTSLDLATLPSPSANTDSALPGTDPLSCSYPVSTPCTQADPIAPSTPYPSPACSSLEPLTSPSPTPPEAIRQSPSPPPSPLASVPQHSDPSLARAAQAPVPGTARGAGDRRLEEALGALMAALDDYRGQFPELQGLEQEVIRLESLLMRQGLTRSRASSLSITVENALESFSFLNENEDEDSDSHGDRLLSSPEPGAEDIDSPSAQPLSTECPALDAALVQHLYHCSRLLMKLGTFGPLRCQEAWALERLLREARVLEAVCELSRRWEIPATSAQEVVQFSVSRPGFLTFWDQCTEGLSPFICPVERVLLTFCNQYSARLSLRQSGLAEAVCVKFLEDALGQKLPRRPQPGPGEQLTVFQFWSHIETLDSTSMEAYVTETAEEVFLVRNLNSDDQAVVLKALRLAPEGRLRRDGLRALSSLLVHGNNKVMAAVSTQLRSLSLGPDFRKRALLCFLDQLEDEDVQMRVAGCLALGCIKAPEGIEPLVYLCQTDTEAVREAAQQSLQQCGEEGQSAHRRLEESLDALPRIFGPGSMASTAF
- the RIPOR1 gene encoding rho family-interacting cell polarization regulator 1 isoform X1; its protein translation is MSAKKRGSPARTHSMMSLSVRPQRRLLSARVSRSQSFAGVLGSQERGPRSFPAFSPPGPPRKPPALSRVSKMFSVTHPAPKVPQPERLDLVYAALKRGLTAYLEVHQQEQEKLQGQIRESKRNSRLGFLYDLDKQVKSIERFLRRLEFHASKIDELYEAYCVQRRLRDGAYNMVRAYSTGSPGSREARDSLAEATRGHREYTESMCLLESELEGQLGEFHLRMKGLAGFARLCVGDQYEIYMKYGRQRWKLRGRIEGSGKQVWDSEETVFLPLLTEFLSIKVTELKGLANHVVVGSVSCETKDLFAALPQVVAVDINDLGTIKLSLEVTWSPFDKDDQPSAASTVNKASTVTKRFSTYSQSPPDTPSLREQAFYNMLRRQEELENGTAWSLSSESSDDSSSPQLSGAARHSSAPRPLVQQPEPLPIQVAFRRPETSTSGSTDEEGATAPALANGHAPYTRTLSHISEASVDAALAEASVEAVGLESLVQRPSLPVHPDPTHREHPSSVPPALDSSHSATSPILSTTGPGYTSAQLESVHTVVNSSSSELPGPTHTTISFTSATISPTHGVPSLTHTTTGSTHKPVISTLAPTGPTPSTTGPVQITASSTHKPMLSVLTPAAPTPSTTGPVQTTTSPRHTVTNLIHIVTSPTNKPMVSTLTTTDPTLSATGAAQTITNPTHTATSPTHTTTSPTHTTASPTHATTSPTHTTTSPTHTTATSTHKARMSTHTTTSSAPNAKDPVQTTRSPTHPVTSPTLTTVSPFTSLDLATLPSPSANTDSALPGTDPLSCSYPVSTPCTQADPIAPSTPYPSPACSSLEPLTSPSPTPPEAIRQSPSPPPSPLASVPQHSDPSLARAAQAPVPGTARGAGDRRLEEALGALMAALDDYRGQFPELQGLEQEVIRLESLLMQRQGLTRSRASSLSITVENALESFSFLNENEDEDSDSHGDRLLSSPEPGAEDIDSPSAQPLSTECPALDAALVQHLYHCSRLLMKLGTFGPLRCQEAWALERLLREARVLEAVCELSRRWEIPATSAQEVVQFSVSRPGFLTFWDQCTEGLSPFICPVERVLLTFCNQYSARLSLRQSGLAEAVCVKFLEDALGQKLPRRPQPGPGEQLTVFQFWSHIETLDSTSMEAYVTETAEEVFLVRNLNSDDQAVVLKALRLAPEGRLRRDGLRALSSLLVHGNNKVMAAVSTQLRSLSLGPDFRKRALLCFLDQLEDEDVQMRVAGCLALGCIKAPEGIEPLVYLCQTDTEAVREAAQQSLQQCGEEGQSAHRRLEESLDALPRIFGPGSMASTAF